The nucleotide window GCATTTGAAGGCATAAAGACATTTGAAGTGCGAGATGACGACGTGTTTATTTCTGCGTATCCTAAGTCGGGTAGGTGGGACTTtgctcttttaaaggcactgggcactattggtaatttctcaaaataattattttcataaaacctcacttggtaacgagttatgggggagaggtttatagtataaaacattgtgagaaacggctccctctgaagtgacgtaggtgtcgagaaagaagtgattttcaacgaatttgatttcgagaccttagaattagaattggaggtctcgaaatcaaacatctgaaagcacacaacttcgtctgactagggtgttttttctttcttttatagttatctcacaacttcgacgaccaattcagctcaaattttcacaggtttgttattttatgcatatgtttaaaatacaccaagtgggaagactagtctttgacaattaccaatagtgtctactgtctttaagaagGGTTGCATAACAAACTTCGCAATCCTCTCAAAATCGGGATTATACGGGATTCACGTTGAAGACGATTATCGCTTTGCATGCAATACAACCCTGGGTACAGAGAGACGTTTCTAGCACAAACACGGCAAACGGCATGTCAGATTCTCTTCCAATCTCATTAACGCTACCactaattaacaattttgtcttgttgagacatttattttaaaacaaataataataaatgaaaactaAATTATACACTAAACCGTTCTCAACTTAAAAGTTTGCTTCCCTACTGCTAGGTAACCATTGGCTTCATGAGATTGTGCAATACATCAAAAGCGAAGGTAACGACAATTTCGACCGCTCCTTTATGAATACTGCCATGGAAGTGGTATCTATGAAATCAGCCGCTGAAGACGAGACCGCCGTTGCTGGTTATACAATCATGGAAACTTGGGAGTCTCCAAGATGCATTGGCACTCACTGTCATGCGCGGTTCCTTCCTCCGAAGGTGTGGGGATCCAAAGCTAAGGTAAAACGAATACATTGATCCAACAAGAAACAGTTCACTAATAAATTTCCTTTAAGATATGTACTTTAATAtcacctacccccccccccccaaaaaaaaaggaacaactaaataaataaaacatccaatcagccaaccagaaaaaacacacaacagacAAAAACACGTTCCACCCTAACCCTGACGGCCTTTACTTGGTATCAATTTCGTGTTGTCCAGCACAGACTGAGGAAGAGTCCGTTATTGGGCTATCTCACCCCAACACCCCaaaccaaacaacaacaaaaccagaGTCAGAGTGGTCCAATTCTTCTCTTATTCCAATAATGAATAAAATCCTTTGTTCCACTATCCACTAATCTCTCAAGGTGATCTACATGGCACGAAATCCCAAAGACACCTTTGTCTCCTTCTTCAACTTTATGAAAGAATTTTTGCTGCCATCATTTCGCAACTGGGATGCTTTTTTCTTCTCGCTTTTCACTGGAACCAGTAAGTTTGAATCATTCTGAACTTGGTATCATAGTTTAGTTTTCGTCGTGATTTTATATATGTAACACCGTTCGTAACTACAGTCATCTGAAGAGCCATTTCATTTATAGTTGTGGGTTTTGATGGAGTACTTACCACTAGTTTCTGCGCATGATACTCTATAATGACATGAATAATAGCAGAACGACGTTGTCGGAAGGATGGGTGTCGCAAGGGGGCGGGGGGCGGGTGGGGCGacttatttttatgaatgaggAGAAGCTGATAGTGTCGTTGGTACTGTTATTCTATGCCGCTGATACTGCTGCTATATAAACAcatttataacaccccttacaaatattctgtattttcattggtttagagcgcgttaCATGATAATGTCTTAGTTGGCTGAAACTACgtctcccgaggtgatccctggagcgttctactttcccgaggcgcagccgaggaaaaatggaacggtccggggatcaccgagggagttggagttttaaccatagcccgagtaaaagcagtcaatatttgtttcataaCACACaaccagactatttatcatcctcgtacacgtaacgttcgtacgcgcgtttcagatacacagatgcacaactgattgggtccgaggtgggtaaaaagacgtctgggtactgcgcgccgtgtgatagtcgtcggactatcacacggcaaacgatgcacatggcgccgtctagtaaaactaagaccatatcatgtgacgtgctctaaaccaatgaaacggtagaatatttgtaaggggtgttataaaaatacaaatgttgactgcttttactcgtgcaatggtgaAAACAATGACTCCCGAGGAGATCccgagtcatagttttaaccatagcactcgaagcagtcaatatttgtataccatagcacttgaagcagtcattattattttgaatattatCATTAGGTAAAGCGTTGCAAAGATTGGGAGCACAAGCAGTAAATGCACGGTCGCCATATGATGAagaacaatgggagactttatgGGACGatagcagacttaccgggtaaatccattgttctcagaattatgcgcatgttcagaactacgtaatccatggaaatttacccggtatgtctgctgccgcctagcgttggaaagtctcctattatgcAAGAGTAACTATAAGCATAAAAAtgaatagtagacttgcgggtaAAACCTTGTGTAAAAATCCTCCCGAGGATTCCCATAAAGACGATCGGAGTATACGTCTTGACCAACCCAGTCTACAcccagagccaacactccctcaaaagagatttcacacatgattgtacccgcaagtacattcaaatatacatttttatatggatagcttatggtctcaactttcatatgacaccaagaATTCCGAAAATAATTCACGCCTgagtgagcactgctcacttttgtgaagggtgTGAAAAATAGGCTgtgcaggaattagccttccaatttgcGAACTTACAAAATTGAGGGTGATATGATAACTTCATGATCAATATAATTGCGATCTGTTTGGGTTTGCTGAGTGAATGttatggtttattaaaccatttttGTATGCATGAGTGAAcaggaatttcatttttttcatgtAGCATTATACCTTTcctggtagactcagtggtgtgTCATGGGAGTCAGGTTGGCATGATTTTACTTTTCagttattgttttttcttcataaccAGATGTGGATTAAGTAGGTCCACATTGATTATTCAACTACGGTTTCTTGAAAAAAGGAATGTCACAGATGTTTGCTACTTTATTCTTCAGGTTGAATTTTGTAAGCGAAAAAAGAACTTGCCTCTCACAAAGGGAAGActaattcctgcgcagcctaattttcatacccttCACAAAAGCGAGCAATGCTCACCCAATCATTAACTATTTTCGCACTTTTTGAAAGTTGAGACCATATACCTAAACTTTTTCCCCAGAATCACAtactttttattcggcagccatttaaaaaagggtttagttttttttgagacacacggtaTACACATGGTAACTCGATGTAGTGCGGAAAACAATTTGCAAACTCAGTGTTGTTTGGACTTGGTTTTGTTTCAGCGTTGGGAGGATCTTGGTTTGATCACGTGCTCGGTTTCTGGGAACGTCGAAATGATGAGAATGTCCTACACGTGACATATGAAAGTCTGCACAAGGTAACATCGTGTTGGTGGAGGGTTTGGAAGGTGTTTTATCTTAACacgatgtttttttattttaacttaaaGACAAAGGCAAAACTAGTTTGACTGGTTTACTGATATAGCTTGATCTATGGTTTAAGTGAAGCAACCAAAAGGAAAGAGATAAAAATGCACTGAATAAGCAAGGATGGCAAGGTTGGGAACACGCAAAACAATACACAATTGTGACGTTAATTTTGTAAGCTGCCGCCCCGCAAAACGAAATACTGGAGAACAGAAATCTGTTATGTCTGTCTAAATCTGTCTGTATCACACAAACATTGGATCAAAACGATCCAGATTTGTAGACTTGCCCAGTCCTTCCGTGTCAGCCTCCAAAACAGTCGGTGTAGCGCCCCTCTCGGTGAGGACAGGGTTGCCAATCAAGACTACGGGGTCTCATatcaaaatgtaaagaaaacgAATTGGAAAAGTTTCTCCCTTTCCTTGTAGGATCTGAGGGGCTCCGTTTGCAAAATAGCAAAGCATCTTGATAAGGACCTgtctgatgacgtcatcgataaCATCACGAAGAAAACTACCTTTCACGGGATGAAGAATACATATCAAAAACTAGTGCAAGGGACAGGAGACGAAGCAAAAATGCGGACGAACCACATAGGAAGGGCGCCGTTTCTTCTGAAGGGTAAGATACAAGGAGTTAAAGATGTTGTTATAATTGAATAGtcaaccagaggttgaaaataattggtcaaagaaaaataatttcacaaccacacatttgattttttatatatttatacgtcattgggtaggtatataacaacttaagaaacgatacacaacattgaatattaaaccttgacctccagttaaacaggaagatgcagttaattatttgaaaaaatattactccagaaccagaaattagttgtttattatctgaacgtcgtcagataaggctttgaaaaacattactaacgctataatttgtgacctgaaaactgtcttccggttcaaaccggatgtttaaattttatatttgaaaaaaaatcataacatctgaaccatacattggattttttcaatctatgcatcatctgaaaggtcttaatagacttatcacgtgctatacaatatgcgaccctgtttgaccttgacttccagttaaagttggaaattgatatatataatgtttgaaaaatagaaaaatcctaaaccacatgatttgatttttatcatctatacgtcataagaaagaactcaaaagacatcaccaacgctaccaagtgtgacctcatttgacagtaccttccggttcaaaacggaagttgaaactttatatttgaaaaaatcataacttctaaaccaaatattggatttttacaacccatccatcatttaaaatgtcttaataaacttatcacgcgctacataaaaagtaacccctatttgaccttttatccgatgcaaaccggaagttggtgtttaatttgtaaaaaaatcataactccttaaccagtcattggattgatgaggtaaaatgttgtcaccaattcaatcactcactcaccacgaacaccttgtttttgtagtaaacaaaaactgtacatgtacctctagtttaatttcattttatttatttatttatttatttatttatttgttacagATAATGTGACAAGTTTTGATATTCTGTATATCTACATTAAATGGATCTTCCCTTTTAATGTCCTTGACTCTTGAATAAAATGTGTAATTGtcgttaaaaaataaaactagtATAACAACCTCCACAAATATTTCCTATGCTCCCATTGGTTAGATTTCGATAAAAGAGAAACGATTCAAGCCGGAAATAGTTTCTCAAAGTTCTGCGTGTTGGTACAGTCCTTgacttttattgtttgtttttctcgcAATTTTTGCCACAGCATTACCCACGTGAAAGCACTAGTGCACAATTGTTGACCCTTTCACAAGTACAATAAAGcttattataaatttgtttgaaaatagAATGGTGACATATGCCTTTACCCATTCGTAATAAATTAAGTATTACAAGCTACCCCTTTCTTGTACGATTCTGTCTTCCTTTTTTATTGTCAGGTAAAGTTGGACGCTGGAAGAACTACTTTACTGTGGCACAAAGCGACGCCTTCGACATGATTTACAAGGAGAAGCTACAAGGAACTGGTCTCGACTTTGATTTTGAACTTTAGCGACGTCTGTTACTCTTCTTTGGTGCTTTTCAGAAAGACTCgctaaaaaaaaccaatgttaCGTCATGTGCGCCGCTTTATTGCAGCATGGACGGTGGGTGCATTTTGGCGGCCGGTatataactgtttcggttgaacttgccattggttaaagtcacctggaaatataattttaatttttcaaacataagagtatatgtttagtaataaacattttttttagtaattgtttgttatatgtttaaaaaatagataaagttgtttggggttgACCCAGCCTACttcttttgtgacgtcaatcgaggcagactttgccttgatgcgtagagtaaacacacgttcAAAAGTACATGCAaatccaagtcgtgagtttgtacgtttcgaaagaAGGAACAAAATTTGgcattttccggcaatgccgaccaagtttattgctgctgcatgcagcaaaacaactgaaTATTATGAGGTCAGTCTGCACGgcgtcagactcacaagagcaatgtGCGTGGTCCGGGCCGACGTTTtgtttcagcgctgtgcagcattttctcttcaaatatcgcgcctcgattgacgtcacgaacagcgccctcccGGGTCGGGGCTTATTCTTAAATTTggaaataagataagaactattttttagaaccttagttaactgttaatTCACATTCCACTGATCAAAACACGtaatattagtgacaaaagctttatttagacaaaataccacttccaggtgactttaatcactttatgaccgaaacagttattggtttaTGACCAACAAAACACACCATGATCGATAAAACTCGGAGCACGTTaagcgtggaatgaggtgcatgctggtctagctagtgattaTAGTTCGATCCCTAGCTACACCTTTGTGCACATTCAAACTCTTACACAACAGGGCTCCGACGGCAGAATTGTTTCTAGTCtttcaatactattattattattattattattattattattattattattattattattattattattattattattattattattattattattattattattattattattattattatattattattattattattattaatatattatattatattattatta belongs to Asterias rubens chromosome 6, eAstRub1.3, whole genome shotgun sequence and includes:
- the LOC117291330 gene encoding sulfotransferase family cytosolic 1B member 1-like → MDEPRVLAMLPDVINGKTQAELLKELRESSSQQNCYELEGMKFSWVMPRSAFEGIKTFEVRDDDVFISAYPKSGNHWLHEIVQYIKSEGNDNFDRSFMNTAMEVVSMKSAAEDETAVAGYTIMETWESPRCIGTHCHARFLPPKVWGSKAKVIYMARNPKDTFVSFFNFMKEFLLPSFRNWDAFFFSLFTGTTLGGSWFDHVLGFWERRNDENVLHVTYESLHKDLRGSVCKIAKHLDKDLSDDVIDNITKKTTFHGMKNTYQKLVQGTGDEAKMRTNHIGRAPFLLKGKVGRWKNYFTVAQSDAFDMIYKEKLQGTGLDFDFEL